A window of Cydia pomonella isolate Wapato2018A chromosome 25, ilCydPomo1, whole genome shotgun sequence genomic DNA:
ccggcccgccccgggccgcggccggccggtcggcgacacctcctcgtaactcatgaggccctggtacttgctacttgataaattaaatttttggacagttttttctcaattttggccaccgtagcctacggagactaacaagcaacgctaagcggtcttcgtagtctatgggtgttgctatattacgggtgtcacatgcgtgtttctgacttatgaagtaattatttttactatgcaaccaaatgaatattttgcaAGTTGgtagcaatgcacttagtttaaaactgtattcgttttggttttgttaggttgatggccattaatcgcagtaacgtcgTTATAgagattaaaagcacaagagcttttatgaggaatagacaatatagacttttcttgaaaccttttatgtatgttattatattcgtgttaatgaatgcataaatgacagataacagtagaggagtaggaaaatatataaaaggtgCGTTCGAGTTGTGTTTGAGGTTTGAACTGACCGTATACAGCGGACGAGCTCTTCGTGCCCCTCCAGCACCCGGATGCACTGGCCACACTCGATGTCCCAGAGCCGGATGGTGTTGTCCGAGGAGCCGGACACGACCAGCCGGTCGCGGTACTGCAGGCACGCGATGCCGCGCTTGTGACCGTTTAGCGTGCGGACGAATTCGCACGATGATGTGTTCCAGACCtggacagaaaaaaaaaatgtcaatagaGTAACCTTTACGATACATCAGAAATGGTCCAGGACCTGGACTAGGTCATGGAGTGATACAATTGTTGCATTAGTCATAATCGCGCTACAAGTCTCCACTTGCTATTAATCGGTTGTCTTAGTCCTTTTGACagaaaattatatgtattagtaagAATgggataaaacaaaaattaactacctaattgatttttttttaagaataggAGCCCGATTTAACccctaagaaaaaaaaattaagcacaCCCCTTGTTGCAGTACATTACTTGTCGCTGTTGCTTCTGTAATTATGACGCCCAAACAATAAAGCCGACACTTCTGTAAACCTCGTCGAAGACGATGGTACCTTAATTAATGATGTACTTCTCGTCGAAGTCGACCAGTACACGGCGGAGCATGATGTCCGTCGTCATGTCACTGCTATTGAACCCTATCGCCTAGACACAAGGTCCACAATCCCAGTACCTTGATGGTCCTGTCTCCACTGGCACTGACGATGTACTTCTCGTCGAAGTCGACCACGTTGACGGCGGCGCGGTGCCCGACCAGCACGCGGCGGAGCATTATTTCTGTTGTCGACGTCATGTCCCATACTGCTATTGATCGGTCCTGGAACAAAAAGTAATTGATACTATTATAATTTGGagccaaataaaactgtaaattaattaattacggtTTATTCAGGGTTATAGCACGCGTTCTTTACATGACCTCTTTGGTGACAGAACTCTTTTTGTGTTGCCACTGTAAAATACTGTGACAGGTTATTACAGATACATTATGTCTGTTCATCTTTTTGTAAAGTAGGTATAGCTTCTAGATTTCTAATTTTTAAgtccaatatatttattataagatattTCATTGATCATAATAACTGCAGTTTCTGTTTGCTActcaatatgtataaaatagattgttaggtattaatttactaatttactatacaatttataaaatagaaattgtgtctgaAAATAACTTCTGTCTACGTTTTTCTAGTAATATTCTggtaacttattttaaatacagtgaaCATCCCTATACATAACGttgttaacatattattgcatgtGCCTATGTAAAATAGTGcgtgttatttaacttaatgttaaatattaagatgttgctatatgtgagatcctataattggctctgtgtcactatttatgttgttattagcatagttatagctgttggttctccatgtaaataaaataaataaataaataaattgtcgtTTCGAGTCAAAGCCGTCCCGATGGCGATAAGTGTGCGTAGTCCATACTATAACGCACACCATAACTCCAACCCATAGTTACCTACAAACAATACTGAGCGGGTCGGTCTAccttttttttacctttaacaATTTCAAGAATCGGTCGTATCTGATCTGATGGATGACCCTGGAGAGGGGGTACAATTATGAAGAACTGCTCTGAACTGTATAACGTAAGTTATACAGAGTGAACTGTCTTCAAAGTATGAGGTGGTGCCTTGCCGTACCTTGCTGCAGGTGACCATCATGCCGTTGCAGAAGCGTAGATGTAGGACAGCCTCGCAGTGGTGTATGAGCGTGTTGAGCATGGCGCCGGTGTTGACGTCCCACACGCGGACGGTGCTGTCGGACGAGCCGGAGATGATGGCGCGCGAGTCGTACTGCAGGCACAGCACGGAGCCGGTGTGGCCTTGTAGTTCCTGGGAGAAATTCATTATCATTAACGTACAAGATAAAGCATACTTTAACATTCTTCGCACTAGGCGAGAATTGAGACATCAGCGCGCTGATTTCCCACTTACGTCACCGGGAATAACATTCTCCTGACAGTTAAGGTATGGTCGCTACGCACGAACAATTTCGTTCATTGACCATCCACTTTCTatcttatatatttaaataaataagactaCATAAGTGTCCAATGTTTACATAGTTACAgtttactttgtcaaatgaGGTGCAGAAAATTAAGATCACACGCAATTGTGATGCAAGACAACTAAATGAaaagaaatgataaaaaaaactacatagaCTGACGCATTGGGTGGTAAAGAGAAAAGGATAGAAAATTcagaaatatatgtattattattgacTTGATTActagtaaaatattataatttaatttaacatattcttGTTATAAACATGACAATACTAAATTACTATACAAATAGGTTTGTTTGCCTACAATTATTATCAAAAGCTAAAATACCAATTATGTGCCTTAATGTTTCCTGTTGCCGCTGGTGTTGAAATGTTAATGTTTTAAGTTTGGCTTCAAAACTTATTTAGTAGATCCCTGAGAGGAGGAGGAATATTATTCCCGCAGCGGGTGGCCATGTACTTAAAGCTCCCACGAAAAGCTGCTGAGGCATGTCGCGGTGTCACCAACTGAACACTGCAATGACGTGCCCCTAATGACCTACAAGTgggacatccatgacaacttctCCGACACATATGATGGGGATTCGGGGAAATGGCAAGATCTTCATACATAACGACCTCACTTTATGCAGTTGCGGCTGCCGATCTAGCTTTGGACTTACTAGTAATTTACTTAAATGCCACACTTTTATGGTTGCTACTTAATCCATCATATTGTTGATGTTAAAGTCCATGTTTAGTTACCACTGGTCACGGCTAGAGCCCGATTATTAACTCTTCCTAACTGGCTAGCTCGTTAAATAGCcccgaaattcaataaaaaaaccacAGTTGTTATTTGGATAAATAGGGCTATTTTCCCGTGCtcatatttgtattatttaaatcttctcgggcagaggtagggttagagccggcgtagctttaatTGACCTTCATAAGCGCactgtaatatgcctacttggaaaataaactaccTTTATCTAGTACATACCTTAACGCACTTTAACGACATCCTGTCCCATATTTTGATTGTGTTATCTCTCAGTCCGGACACTATTTTGTTGTCGTCGTATTGTAAACAGTACACGCCTTTTGAGTTTTCTGATCTGCAGTTTATCCTCTGTAACAATAAAGCAGTATAAGCAGCATATAGTAATTATAACTTAACAGGAAAAAATACAGTCAGTTTAAACTTTGAATGTAacaattttgacgaccggtttggcctagtgggtagtgaccctgcctacgaagctgatggtcccgggttcaaatcctggtaagggcatgtattcgtgtgatgagcatggatatttgttcctgagtcatgggtgttttctatgtatttaagtatttataaatatttatatattatatatatcgttgtccaagtatcctcaacacaagccttattgagcttactgtgggacttagtcaatttgtgtaataatgtcatataatatttattaaaaaaaaaaaaaaacaatgggtgccattataaacatcatattttcatagatatttGACATTAAAGATGAGTCATCATCATAGCTTGATCTGACCCTATAAGGGTTACAACTGGACATGCAATaggttagagttagaccaagctaagttggcagcgattttgatagcccagactgtgcaagttacaataaagttcttaaagcGTTCGCGTCTAATGTACGTTTGGAGTacaaccgaaataaaccggtatttaccgctatttttaaaaccggccctcagtatgtgctacaggcgccccctacgcagttttgcgtaatatccctTATAGCCCAAACCCAAAAAGTAAGTATGTGTGCGAACGAAATTGGCGTGTGTTGAAGCCACAGTTTAGCCTTTAAATTTTTTAGGTCCATGGCAAATACCTGTAAATTATGTCGGCCCATTCTCCAATTGTCCTCAATGGAGCGTATGTCTTGTATGATCTTGGGGAAGAGCTGTCTGTAGAACGAGTGTGACGGGTGCTGGCAACCTGGCTTCGGTTTGAATAAATACTGGTTCCTGAAATAAATACATCAAATGAATAACATGGCTCATTCTCAGTAGGCGCATTGAGTCTTAGCACAGGAATCCCGTGATAGTATTACGtacgcgagatagactacccgtcatTCTCCAATTAATACAGTTCTTCTTTCACAGAATTCTGC
This region includes:
- the LOC133531774 gene encoding F-box/WD repeat-containing protein 11 isoform X2, whose protein sequence is METERMIEDTTPPQVTSLTSLDTGVRPAPSSPAYTAERDTCLNLFARWNETDQVEFVEQLLARMCHYQHGHINAYLKPMLQRDFISMLPKKGLDHVAENILSYLDASSLCAAELVCREWQRVISEGMLWKKLVERKVRTDSLWKGLAERRGWNQYLFKPKPGCQHPSHSFYRQLFPKIIQDIRSIEDNWRMGRHNLQRINCRSENSKGVYCLQYDDNKIVSGLRDNTIKIWDRMSLKCVKELQGHTGSVLCLQYDSRAIISGSSDSTVRVWDVNTGAMLNTLIHHCEAVLHLRFCNGMMVTCSKDRSIAVWDMTSTTEIMLRRVLVGHRAAVNVVDFDEKYIVSASGDRTIKVWNTSSCEFVRTLNGHKRGIACLQYRDRLVVSGSSDNTIRLWDIECGQCIRVLEGHEELVRCIRFDNKRIVSGAYDGKIKVWDLPAALDVRTPHQELCLGTLVHTGRVFRLQFDEFQIVSSSHDDTILVWDFLNCGGASPAAAPAPAPAPAPAPAPRPRSPDHDRDLYD
- the LOC133531774 gene encoding F-box/WD repeat-containing protein 11 isoform X1: METERMIEDTTPPQVTSLTSLDTGVRPAPSSPAYTAERDTCLNLFARWNETDQVEFVEQLLARMCHYQHGHINAYLKPMLQRDFISMLPKKGLDHVAENILSYLDASSLCAAELVCREWQRVISEGMLWKKLVERKVRTDSLWKGLAERRGWNQYLFKPKPGCQHPSHSFYRQLFPKIIQDIRSIEDNWRMGRHNLQRINCRSENSKGVYCLQYDDNKIVSGLRDNTIKIWDRMSLKCVKELQGHTGSVLCLQYDSRAIISGSSDSTVRVWDVNTGAMLNTLIHHCEAVLHLRFCNGMMVTCSKDRSIAVWDMTSTTEIMLRRVLVGHRAAVNVVDFDEKYIVSASGDRTIKVWNTSSCEFVRTLNGHKRGIACLQYRDRLVVSGSSDNTIRLWDIECGQCIRVLEGHEELVRCIRFDNKRIVSGAYDGKIKVWDLPAALDVRTPHQELCLGTLVEHTGRVFRLQFDEFQIVSSSHDDTILVWDFLNCGGASPAAAPAPAPAPAPAPAPRPRSPDHDRDLYD